One segment of Streptomyces sp. NBC_00576 DNA contains the following:
- a CDS encoding lysophospholipid acyltransferase family protein, producing MPRRRIGFWYRLAAVICKPPLVVLINRDWRGMENIPAADGFITAVNHNSHADPFAYAHYQYNSGRVPRFLAKSGLFKKGFVGTMMRGTGQIPVYRETTDALSAFRAAIDAVERGECVVFYPEGTITRDPDQWPMTGKTGAARVALQTKCPVIPVAQWGANELLPPYARKLNVLPRKTHHVLAGPPVDLTRFYDKEMSPDLLKEATEVIMAAVTRQLEEIRGEKAPETPYDPRQERIEQRRRTAAEEAQDARDALEARTARAAVQEAVETAEAVEAREVQEEGQGK from the coding sequence GTGCCCCGCCGCAGAATCGGCTTCTGGTACCGCCTTGCTGCGGTCATCTGCAAACCGCCGCTGGTGGTTCTGATCAACCGGGACTGGCGCGGAATGGAGAACATTCCGGCGGCAGATGGATTTATCACCGCGGTGAACCACAATTCGCACGCAGACCCCTTCGCATACGCGCACTACCAGTACAACAGCGGCCGTGTTCCGCGATTTCTGGCGAAGAGCGGACTTTTCAAGAAGGGGTTCGTCGGCACCATGATGCGTGGCACCGGACAGATCCCCGTCTACCGGGAGACCACCGACGCGCTGAGCGCCTTCCGCGCCGCGATCGACGCCGTGGAGCGCGGTGAATGCGTCGTCTTCTATCCCGAGGGCACCATCACCCGCGACCCGGACCAGTGGCCCATGACGGGCAAGACCGGCGCCGCCCGGGTCGCCCTGCAGACCAAGTGCCCGGTGATCCCGGTGGCCCAGTGGGGTGCGAACGAACTGCTGCCGCCGTACGCCAGGAAGCTCAACGTCCTTCCGCGCAAGACCCACCACGTCCTCGCGGGCCCGCCCGTGGACCTGACGCGGTTCTACGACAAGGAGATGAGCCCCGACCTCCTGAAGGAGGCGACGGAGGTCATCATGGCCGCCGTCACCCGTCAGCTGGAGGAGATCCGCGGCGAGAAGGCGCCTGAGACGCCGTACGACCCGCGCCAGGAGCGGATCGAGCAGCGTCGCCGCACGGCAGCGGAAGAGGCGCAGGACGCGCGGGACGCCTTGGAGGCGCGCACGGCCCGGGCCGCAGTACAAGAAGCGGTAGAAACAGCAGAAGCAGTAGAAGCGCGGGAAGTTCAGGAAGAGGGGCAGGGCAAGTGA
- the cofC gene encoding 2-phospho-L-lactate guanylyltransferase: MQWTVVIPLKPLARAKSRLADTAHDGLRPGLALAFAQDTVTAALACPAVRDVAVVTNDALAARELAALGAAIVPDEPLGGLNAALAHGTAAVRTLRPDSAVAALNADLPALRPLELARVLAAAAEFPRAFLADAATVGTTLLTARPGQELLPHFGPHSRNRHRDSGAVELGLTTVNSVRQDVDTGDDLRAALALGVGARTATAVEGLLIAGQ; this comes from the coding sequence GTGCAGTGGACAGTGGTCATACCCCTCAAGCCCCTGGCGCGGGCCAAGAGCAGGCTCGCGGACACCGCCCACGACGGACTCCGCCCCGGTCTCGCCCTGGCCTTCGCACAGGACACGGTGACAGCGGCGCTCGCCTGCCCCGCGGTCCGCGATGTGGCAGTCGTCACGAACGACGCCCTGGCCGCCCGTGAGCTGGCCGCGCTGGGCGCCGCGATCGTCCCCGACGAGCCTCTGGGCGGCCTGAACGCCGCCCTGGCGCACGGAACGGCGGCTGTACGGACGCTACGGCCCGACAGTGCCGTAGCGGCTCTGAACGCCGATCTGCCGGCGCTGCGCCCCCTGGAACTGGCCCGCGTCCTGGCTGCCGCCGCCGAATTCCCGCGCGCTTTCCTCGCGGACGCGGCCACCGTGGGCACCACTCTGCTGACCGCCCGCCCCGGTCAGGAATTGCTTCCGCATTTCGGCCCGCATTCCCGAAACCGCCACCGCGACTCCGGCGCCGTGGAACTCGGGCTCACCACGGTGAATTCCGTACGCCAGGACGTGGACACCGGCGACGATCTGCGGGCGGCACTCGCCCTGGGGGTGGGGGCGCGGACGGCGACCGCCGTCGAGGGGCTGCTGATCGCGGGCCAGTAG
- the leuC gene encoding 3-isopropylmalate dehydratase large subunit, whose protein sequence is MGRTLAEKVWDDHVVRRAEGEPDLLFIDLHLLHEVTSPQAFDGLRQNGRKVRRLDLTIATEDHNTPTLDIDKPIADPVSRVQLETLRKNCADFGVRLHPLGDVEQGVVHVVGPQLGLTQPGTTVVCGDSHTSTHGAFGALAFGIGTSQVEHVLATQTLPLARPKTMAITVDGELPDGVTAKDLILAIIAKIGTGGGQGYILEYRGSAIEKLSMEARMTICNMSIEAGARAGMIAPDEITFEYLKGRPHAPADEDWDAAVEYWKTLRTDADAEFDAEVVIDGAALSPFVTWGTNPGQGAPLSADVPDPASYEDASERLAAEKALEYMGLEAGQSLRSIKVDTVFVGSCTNGRIEDLRAVAEIVEGRKVADGVRMLVVPGSVRVGLQAVSEGLDVVFKEAGAEWRHAGCSMCLGMNPDQLAPGERSASTSNRNFEGRQGKGGRTHLVSPQVAAATAVLGHLASPADLSDADTRTPAGV, encoded by the coding sequence ATGGGTAGGACACTCGCGGAGAAGGTCTGGGACGACCACGTCGTCCGGCGCGCCGAGGGCGAGCCCGACCTCCTCTTCATCGACTTGCACCTGCTGCACGAGGTGACCAGCCCGCAGGCCTTCGACGGCCTGCGCCAGAACGGCCGTAAGGTGCGGCGCCTCGACCTCACCATCGCGACCGAGGACCACAACACCCCGACCCTCGACATCGACAAGCCCATCGCCGACCCGGTCTCCCGGGTCCAGCTGGAGACGCTGCGCAAGAACTGCGCCGACTTCGGTGTGCGGCTGCACCCGCTGGGCGATGTCGAGCAGGGTGTCGTCCACGTGGTGGGACCGCAGCTGGGGCTGACCCAGCCGGGCACCACCGTCGTCTGCGGCGACTCCCACACCTCCACGCACGGTGCCTTCGGCGCGCTGGCGTTCGGCATCGGCACCTCGCAGGTCGAGCATGTGCTGGCCACCCAGACGCTGCCGCTGGCCCGCCCCAAGACCATGGCCATCACGGTCGACGGCGAACTGCCCGACGGTGTCACCGCCAAGGACCTGATCCTCGCCATCATCGCGAAGATCGGTACGGGCGGCGGCCAGGGCTACATCCTGGAATACCGCGGCTCCGCCATCGAGAAGCTCTCGATGGAGGCCCGGATGACCATCTGCAACATGTCGATCGAGGCCGGCGCCCGCGCGGGCATGATCGCTCCCGACGAGATCACCTTCGAGTACCTCAAGGGCCGCCCGCACGCCCCCGCCGACGAGGACTGGGACGCGGCGGTGGAGTACTGGAAGACGCTGCGCACCGACGCGGACGCGGAATTCGACGCGGAGGTCGTCATCGACGGCGCCGCGCTGTCGCCGTTCGTCACCTGGGGCACCAACCCCGGTCAGGGCGCCCCGCTTTCGGCGGACGTCCCCGACCCTGCTTCGTACGAAGACGCTTCGGAGCGCCTCGCCGCCGAAAAGGCCCTGGAATACATGGGGTTGGAGGCCGGGCAGTCGCTGCGCTCCATCAAGGTGGACACCGTCTTCGTAGGATCTTGCACCAACGGCCGTATCGAGGACCTGCGCGCCGTCGCCGAGATCGTCGAGGGCCGCAAAGTCGCCGACGGCGTACGGATGCTGGTCGTCCCCGGCTCCGTGCGGGTCGGTCTGCAGGCCGTCTCCGAGGGCCTGGACGTGGTCTTCAAGGAGGCCGGCGCCGAATGGCGGCACGCGGGCTGCTCGATGTGTCTGGGCATGAACCCCGACCAGCTGGCCCCCGGTGAGCGCTCCGCGTCCACCTCCAACCGCAACTTCGAGGGCAGGCAGGGCAAGGGCGGCCGTACGCACCTGGTGTCGCCGCAGGTCGCCGCCGCGACGGCCGTACTGGGCCACCTGGCCTCCCCGGCCGACCTGTCCGACGCCGACACCCGTACGCCCGCTGGAGTCTGA
- a CDS encoding D-alanine--D-alanine ligase family protein, with protein MSTENLPQSPGQPSRKPRVAVVFGGRSSEHGISVVTAGAVLRAIDRTKYDVLPIGITQDGRWALTADEPERMAIVDRKAPNVDQLAESREGGVVLPVDPSNREVVYSEPGSVPKALGEVDVVFPVLHGPYGEDGTLQGLLELSGVPYVGAGVLASAVGQDKEYMKRVFTSFGLKVGPYVVIRPREWERDESAARKKIVDFVGEHGWPLFVKPARAGSSFGITKVDELSGLDEAIAEAQRHDPKIIVEAALRGREIECGVLEFEDGPRASVPAEIPPVQAHAFYDFEAKYIDSADGIVPAPLTEEQTAEVRRLAVEAFDAASCEGLVRADFFLTEDGEFVINEINTMPGFTPISMYPRMWEATGVDYPELVDRLVQAALRRSTGLR; from the coding sequence ATGAGCACCGAGAACCTCCCCCAGAGCCCCGGGCAGCCGTCCCGTAAGCCGCGTGTGGCCGTCGTCTTCGGCGGTCGCAGTTCCGAACACGGGATCTCCGTGGTCACCGCCGGCGCCGTGCTGCGTGCCATCGACCGGACGAAGTACGACGTCCTGCCGATCGGCATCACCCAGGACGGCCGCTGGGCGCTCACCGCGGACGAACCGGAGCGCATGGCGATCGTCGACCGCAAGGCGCCGAACGTCGACCAGCTCGCCGAGTCGAGGGAAGGAGGAGTAGTCCTCCCCGTCGACCCGTCGAACCGCGAAGTCGTCTACAGCGAACCGGGATCGGTGCCCAAGGCCCTCGGCGAGGTGGACGTCGTCTTCCCCGTGCTGCACGGCCCGTACGGCGAGGACGGCACGCTCCAGGGTCTGCTGGAGCTCTCGGGTGTCCCGTACGTGGGCGCGGGTGTGCTTGCCTCGGCCGTCGGCCAGGACAAGGAGTACATGAAGCGGGTGTTCACGTCGTTCGGCCTCAAGGTCGGCCCGTACGTGGTGATCCGGCCGCGTGAGTGGGAGCGCGACGAGTCGGCGGCCCGCAAGAAGATCGTCGACTTCGTCGGCGAGCACGGCTGGCCGCTGTTCGTGAAGCCCGCGCGCGCGGGATCGTCGTTCGGCATCACCAAGGTCGACGAGCTGAGCGGCCTCGACGAGGCGATCGCCGAGGCCCAGCGACACGACCCGAAGATCATCGTCGAGGCCGCGCTGCGCGGGCGCGAGATCGAGTGCGGGGTGCTGGAGTTCGAGGACGGCCCGCGTGCCTCCGTACCCGCCGAGATCCCGCCCGTACAGGCGCACGCCTTCTACGACTTCGAGGCCAAGTACATCGACTCGGCCGACGGCATCGTCCCCGCCCCGCTCACCGAGGAGCAGACCGCGGAGGTGCGCCGCCTCGCGGTCGAGGCCTTCGACGCGGCGTCCTGCGAGGGCCTCGTACGCGCGGACTTCTTCCTCACCGAGGACGGCGAGTTCGTCATCAACGAGATCAACACGATGCCCGGCTTCACCCCGATCTCCATGTACCCGAGGATGTGGGAGGCGACGGGCGTCGACTACCCGGAGCTGGTGGACCGCTTGGTGCAGGCGGCCCTGCGCAGGTCAACGGGCCTGAGGTGA
- a CDS encoding HU family DNA-binding protein yields the protein MNKAQLVEAIADKVGGRQQAAEAVDAVLDAIVRATVSGDRVSVTGFGSFEKVDRPARYARNPQTGERVRVKKTSVPRFRAGQGFKDLVSGSKKLPRGGEVAVKKAPKGSLTGGGAAATVKKAAAKKATTAKRATAAKKTVAKKATPAKKTTATAKKTTAKTTTAKTAAAKKTTATAKKTAAKKAPAAKKATATKAPARKSAARTTTTAKKATARTK from the coding sequence GTGAACAAGGCGCAGCTCGTAGAAGCCATTGCGGACAAGGTCGGTGGCCGTCAGCAGGCCGCCGAGGCGGTCGACGCGGTCCTGGACGCCATCGTCCGCGCGACCGTCAGCGGGGACAGGGTCTCGGTCACGGGCTTCGGTTCCTTCGAGAAGGTCGACCGGCCGGCCCGTTACGCCCGCAACCCGCAGACGGGTGAGCGGGTTCGGGTCAAGAAGACCTCCGTCCCCCGCTTCCGTGCGGGCCAGGGCTTCAAGGACCTGGTGAGCGGCTCGAAGAAGCTCCCGCGCGGCGGCGAGGTCGCGGTCAAGAAGGCGCCCAAGGGCAGCCTGACCGGCGGCGGTGCTGCCGCAACGGTCAAGAAGGCCGCGGCGAAGAAGGCCACCACCGCCAAGAGGGCGACGGCGGCGAAGAAGACCGTGGCGAAGAAGGCGACGCCGGCGAAGAAGACCACGGCCACGGCGAAGAAGACCACGGCCAAGACGACCACCGCGAAGACCGCGGCGGCCAAGAAGACCACGGCCACGGCGAAGAAGACCGCCGCCAAGAAGGCCCCGGCGGCCAAGAAGGCTACGGCGACGAAGGCCCCGGCCCGCAAGTCCGCGGCCCGCACCACCACCACCGCCAAGAAGGCCACAGCCCGCACCAAGTAG
- a CDS encoding DUF3515 domain-containing protein → MNFFRPRPLALPVLALLIVVTGCSSADDSARVTVPEPDGKTTKLCRNLDKALPAKVDGLSRDDPEPRSALTAGWGSPAIILRCGVVRPPKMTDPRVATGADPDAVGGGVNGVGWLMEKRDDGSSRFTTSSRLAYVEVMVPSGRDTSGALVDLAAAVKKTVPEGIAN, encoded by the coding sequence GTGAACTTCTTCCGTCCCCGGCCGCTCGCTCTGCCCGTGCTCGCCCTGTTGATCGTCGTCACGGGCTGCTCCTCAGCAGACGACAGCGCCCGAGTCACGGTTCCCGAGCCGGACGGGAAGACCACAAAGCTGTGCCGGAACCTGGACAAGGCGCTGCCGGCGAAGGTGGACGGCCTGAGCCGCGACGACCCCGAGCCCCGGTCCGCGCTGACCGCGGGCTGGGGCAGCCCGGCGATCATACTGCGCTGCGGTGTCGTACGACCCCCCAAGATGACCGACCCCAGGGTCGCCACCGGTGCGGATCCGGATGCGGTGGGGGGTGGGGTGAACGGGGTCGGGTGGCTGATGGAGAAGCGGGACGACGGGTCGTCCCGCTTCACTACTTCGTCGCGGCTTGCCTATGTCGAGGTGATGGTCCCGTCGGGGAGGGACACCTCGGGGGCGTTGGTCGATCTGGCCGCGGCTGTCAAGAAGACGGTTCCTGAGGGGATTGCCAACTAG
- a CDS encoding NAD(P)H-dependent glycerol-3-phosphate dehydrogenase gives MSEPVKAAVFSAGSWGTAFGMVLADAGCEVTLWARRPELAEAINSTRTNPDYFPGVELPENLRATTDPAQAARDADFTILSIPSQTLRGNLAEWTPLLAPDTILVSLMKGVELGSAMRMSEVIDDVAKVGPGRIAVVTGPNLAREIAARMPAAAVVACTDDAVAQRLQTVCHTPYFRPYTNTDVVGCELGGAVKNVIGLAVGIADGMGLGDNAKGSLITRGLAETTRLGLAMGADPLTFAGLAGLGDLVATCSSPLSRNHTFGTNLGRGMTLQETIAVTKQTAEGVKSCESVLDLARRHGVDMPITETVVGIVHEGKPPVVALKELMSRSAKPERR, from the coding sequence GTGAGCGAGCCGGTCAAGGCGGCGGTGTTCAGCGCGGGATCATGGGGGACCGCCTTCGGCATGGTGCTCGCCGACGCCGGCTGCGAGGTGACCCTGTGGGCCCGCCGCCCCGAACTCGCCGAGGCGATCAACTCCACGCGTACGAACCCGGACTACTTCCCGGGCGTCGAACTCCCGGAGAACCTCCGCGCCACCACGGACCCCGCACAAGCCGCCCGCGACGCCGACTTCACGATACTCAGCATCCCCTCGCAGACCCTGCGCGGGAATCTCGCCGAGTGGACGCCCCTGCTCGCCCCCGACACGATCCTCGTCTCCCTCATGAAGGGCGTCGAACTCGGCTCCGCCATGCGGATGAGCGAGGTCATCGACGACGTCGCCAAGGTGGGCCCAGGCCGCATCGCGGTCGTCACGGGCCCCAACCTCGCCCGGGAGATCGCCGCCCGGATGCCGGCCGCCGCGGTGGTCGCGTGTACGGACGACGCCGTGGCCCAGCGCCTCCAGACCGTCTGCCACACCCCGTACTTCCGCCCGTACACCAACACCGACGTGGTCGGCTGCGAACTGGGCGGCGCCGTCAAGAACGTGATCGGTCTGGCCGTCGGTATCGCGGACGGCATGGGCCTCGGCGACAACGCGAAGGGCTCGCTCATCACGCGCGGCCTCGCCGAGACCACCCGCCTCGGCCTCGCGATGGGCGCCGACCCGCTCACCTTCGCCGGACTCGCGGGCCTGGGCGACCTGGTGGCGACCTGCTCCTCGCCCCTCTCCCGCAACCACACCTTCGGCACCAACCTCGGCAGGGGCATGACCCTCCAGGAGACCATCGCGGTCACCAAGCAGACCGCCGAGGGCGTCAAGTCCTGTGAGAGCGTGCTGGATCTGGCCCGCCGGCACGGCGTCGACATGCCGATCACGGAGACGGTCGTGGGCATCGTGCACGAGGGCAAGCCGCCCGTCGTGGCCCTCAAGGAGCTGATGTCGCGCAGCGCCAAGCCCGAGCGACGCTGA
- the leuD gene encoding 3-isopropylmalate dehydratase small subunit — protein MEAFTAHTGRAVPLRRSNVDTDQIIPAHWLKKVTRDGFEDGLFEAWRKDENFVLNRPERKGATVLVAGPDFGTGSSREHAVWALQNYGFKTVISSRFADIFRGNSLKNGLLTVVLEQKIVDALQELTENDPEAEITVDLEAREVRAEGITAAFELDENARWRLLNGLDDISITLQNEGEISAYEAKRPSYKPWTLKV, from the coding sequence ATGGAAGCATTCACCGCGCACACCGGTCGGGCCGTTCCGTTGCGTCGCAGCAACGTCGACACCGACCAGATCATCCCTGCTCACTGGCTCAAGAAGGTCACGCGGGACGGGTTCGAGGACGGGCTGTTCGAGGCCTGGCGCAAGGACGAGAACTTCGTCCTCAACCGGCCCGAGCGCAAGGGTGCGACGGTTCTGGTCGCCGGTCCGGACTTCGGTACGGGCTCCTCGCGCGAGCACGCCGTCTGGGCGCTGCAGAACTACGGCTTCAAGACCGTCATCTCGTCGCGATTCGCCGACATCTTCCGCGGTAACTCGCTCAAGAACGGCCTGCTCACGGTCGTTCTGGAGCAGAAGATCGTGGACGCGCTGCAGGAGCTGACGGAGAACGACCCCGAGGCCGAGATCACGGTTGACCTGGAGGCCCGCGAGGTGCGCGCCGAGGGCATCACCGCGGCCTTCGAGCTCGACGAGAACGCCCGTTGGCGGCTGCTGAACGGACTGGACGACATCTCCATCACCCTGCAGAACGAGGGCGAGATCTCGGCGTACGAGGCGAAGCGGCCCTCGTACAAGCCGTGGACGCTCAAGGTCTGA
- the thiD gene encoding bifunctional hydroxymethylpyrimidine kinase/phosphomethylpyrimidine kinase, with protein MTALPRVLTVAGSDSGGGAGIQADLKTMLALGVHGMSVLTAVTAQNSLGVQGAWELSVEAVRAQYRSVVDDIGVQAVKTGMLASAELVEAVAELIAATDVPTVVDPVGVSKHGDPLLAASALDSVRTKLLPVATVATPNLDEVAQLTGVRVESEEDLREAAAAVLAYGPKWALIKGGHLPGDAVDLLTDGTEEHWLRAPRHDNRHTHGTGCTLASAIASGLAKGESVPAAVAAAKEYVTGAIAAGFALGGGIGPVDHGWRFRA; from the coding sequence GTGACCGCGCTCCCGCGGGTCCTCACGGTCGCGGGCTCCGACTCCGGCGGCGGCGCCGGGATCCAGGCCGACCTGAAGACGATGCTGGCGCTCGGCGTGCACGGCATGAGCGTGCTCACGGCGGTCACGGCGCAGAACTCCCTCGGCGTACAGGGAGCTTGGGAACTGTCGGTGGAGGCGGTGCGGGCCCAGTACCGCAGCGTCGTCGACGACATCGGCGTACAGGCGGTGAAGACCGGGATGCTCGCCTCGGCCGAACTGGTCGAGGCGGTCGCCGAGTTGATCGCGGCGACGGACGTGCCGACGGTCGTCGATCCGGTGGGCGTCTCCAAGCACGGGGACCCGCTGCTGGCCGCGTCCGCACTGGATTCCGTACGCACGAAGCTACTCCCGGTGGCGACCGTGGCGACCCCGAACCTCGACGAGGTGGCCCAGCTCACGGGCGTACGGGTCGAGTCGGAAGAAGATTTGCGCGAAGCCGCGGCGGCCGTGCTGGCGTACGGGCCGAAGTGGGCGCTGATCAAGGGCGGGCATCTGCCGGGCGACGCCGTGGACCTGCTCACGGACGGGACCGAGGAGCACTGGCTGCGCGCCCCGCGCCACGACAACCGGCATACGCACGGCACGGGGTGCACGCTGGCGTCGGCGATCGCGTCGGGGCTGGCGAAGGGCGAGTCGGTGCCGGCGGCGGTGGCGGCGGCGAAGGAGTACGTCACCGGGGCGATCGCGGCCGGGTTCGCGCTGGGGGGCGGGATCGGGCCGGTGGATCACGGATGGCGGTTTCGTGCGTAG
- a CDS encoding Lrp/AsnC family transcriptional regulator yields MVQAYILIQTEVGKASTVAETINKIPGVIQAEDVTGPYDVIVRAQADTVDDLGRMVVAKVQQVDGITRTLTCPVVHL; encoded by the coding sequence GTGGTACAGGCGTACATCCTGATCCAGACGGAGGTCGGCAAAGCGTCGACCGTCGCCGAGACGATCAACAAGATCCCGGGGGTGATCCAGGCCGAGGACGTGACAGGACCGTACGACGTGATTGTGCGCGCCCAGGCCGACACAGTGGACGACCTCGGCCGCATGGTGGTCGCCAAGGTCCAGCAAGTGGACGGCATCACCCGCACTCTGACCTGCCCGGTGGTGCACCTGTAG
- the rpmB gene encoding 50S ribosomal protein L28: MAANCDVCGKGPGFGNSISHSHRRTPRRWNPNIQRVRTVVSGTPKRVNACTSCIKAGKVSR, from the coding sequence GTGGCTGCCAACTGCGACGTCTGCGGCAAGGGGCCGGGCTTCGGCAACAGCATCTCCCACTCGCACCGCCGTACACCCCGTCGCTGGAACCCGAACATCCAGCGCGTACGTACCGTGGTCAGTGGGACGCCGAAGCGCGTGAACGCTTGCACCTCGTGCATCAAGGCCGGCAAGGTCTCGCGCTGA
- the ndgR gene encoding IclR family transcriptional regulator NdgR, translated as MDNSSGVGVLDKAALVLSALESGPATLAGLVAATGLARPTAHRLAVALEHHRLVARDMQGRFILGPRLAELAAAAGEDRLLATAGPVLTHVRDLTGESAQLYRRQGDMRICVAAAERLSGLRDTVPVGSTLTMKAGSSAQILMAWEEPERLHRGLQGARFTATALSGVRRRGWAQSIGEREPGVASVSAPVRGPSNRVVAAVSVSGPIERLTRHPGRMHAQAVIDAAARLSEALRRTG; from the coding sequence ATGGACAACAGTAGCGGCGTCGGCGTTCTGGACAAGGCAGCCCTTGTCCTGAGCGCTCTGGAGTCCGGTCCGGCCACCCTCGCGGGCCTGGTCGCGGCGACCGGACTGGCACGACCCACGGCACATCGTCTCGCCGTGGCCCTGGAACACCACCGCTTGGTCGCGCGCGATATGCAGGGCCGTTTCATTCTCGGCCCCCGCCTTGCGGAACTGGCTGCGGCAGCGGGCGAGGACCGCCTCCTGGCGACCGCCGGCCCGGTGCTCACCCATGTCCGCGATCTGACGGGCGAGAGCGCGCAGCTCTACCGCCGCCAGGGCGACATGCGCATCTGCGTCGCGGCGGCCGAGCGCCTCTCCGGCCTCAGGGACACGGTCCCGGTCGGCTCGACGCTCACGATGAAGGCGGGCTCGTCGGCCCAGATCCTGATGGCCTGGGAGGAGCCGGAGCGCCTGCACCGCGGTCTCCAGGGTGCCCGCTTCACAGCGACAGCGCTGTCGGGCGTACGACGCCGGGGGTGGGCCCAGTCCATCGGTGAGCGCGAACCGGGCGTCGCCTCGGTCTCCGCACCGGTCCGCGGCCCGTCGAACCGCGTGGTGGCCGCCGTCTCGGTCTCCGGCCCCATCGAACGCCTGACCCGCCACCCCGGCCGCATGCACGCCCAGGCGGTCATCGACGCGGCGGCTCGCCTCTCAGAGGCCTTGCGCCGCACAGGCTGA
- a CDS encoding thiamine-phosphate kinase, with translation MKGTVGELGEFGLIRELTSRLTTTPAVRVGPGDDAAVVAAPDRRVVASTDILLEGRHFRRDWSTAYDVGRKAAAQNLADIAAMGAVPTALLLGLVVPAELPVTWPVELMDGLRDEAQVAGAAVVGGDVVRGDTIVVSITALGDLRNHEPVIRGGARPGDVVAVTGWLGWSAAGHAVLSRGFRSPRAFVEAHRRPEPPYHAGPAAAGLGATAMCDVSDGLIADLGHIAEASKVRIDIRSGAIDIPTQMNDIGQAVGVDPMQWVLTGGEDHAIVATFPPDVKLPARWKVIGEVLNPSALPQVTVDGAPWTSNGGWDHFADIES, from the coding sequence ATGAAGGGCACTGTGGGCGAACTGGGGGAGTTCGGGCTCATCAGGGAGCTCACCTCCCGGCTCACCACCACCCCGGCGGTCCGGGTCGGCCCCGGCGACGACGCCGCCGTGGTCGCCGCGCCCGACCGCAGGGTCGTGGCGAGCACCGACATCCTCCTGGAGGGGCGGCACTTCCGCCGCGACTGGTCGACCGCGTACGACGTGGGCCGCAAGGCAGCCGCGCAGAACCTCGCGGACATCGCCGCCATGGGCGCCGTACCGACCGCGCTGCTGCTCGGGCTGGTCGTCCCCGCCGAACTCCCGGTCACCTGGCCCGTCGAACTGATGGACGGCCTGCGGGACGAGGCCCAGGTCGCGGGTGCCGCCGTGGTCGGCGGTGACGTCGTACGGGGGGACACGATCGTCGTCTCGATCACCGCGCTCGGCGATCTGCGCAACCACGAGCCCGTCATCCGGGGCGGCGCCAGGCCCGGTGACGTCGTCGCCGTGACCGGCTGGCTGGGTTGGTCGGCGGCTGGGCACGCGGTGCTCTCGCGCGGTTTCCGCTCGCCGCGCGCCTTCGTCGAGGCCCACCGCAGACCGGAACCTCCGTATCACGCGGGCCCTGCGGCGGCCGGCCTCGGCGCGACCGCGATGTGCGACGTGAGCGACGGGCTGATCGCCGACCTCGGGCACATCGCGGAGGCCAGCAAGGTCCGTATCGACATCCGGTCGGGCGCGATCGACATCCCCACCCAGATGAACGACATCGGGCAGGCCGTCGGCGTCGACCCCATGCAGTGGGTGCTCACCGGGGGCGAGGACCACGCGATCGTGGCGACGTTCCCGCCGGACGTGAAGCTGCCCGCCCGCTGGAAGGTGATCGGCGAGGTCCTCAACCCGTCGGCCCTGCCCCAGGTGACGGTCGACGGGGCACCGTGGACCAGCAACGGCGGCTGGGACCACTTCGCGGACATCGAGTCGTGA